Below is a genomic region from Helicobacter pylori.
TAATTTTAGCGATGAAGAAGGGTTTTTTGACTTTGATTTAATGGGGATTGTGTTGCAAAATTTCTTGTATAACGCCATTGATGCGATTGAAGCTTTAGAAGAGAGCGAACAGGGTCAAGTGAAGATTGAAGCGTTCATTCAAAACGAATTTATTGTCTTCACCATTATTGATAATGGCAAGGAAGTGGAAAACAAAAGCGCTTTATTTGAGCCTTTTGAAACCACTAAATTAAAGGGTAATGGTTTAGGGTTAGCCCTGTCTTTACAAGTGGTTAAAGCCCATGAAGGGAGCATTGCGCTATTGGAAAATCAAGAAAAAACCTTTGAAATTAAGATTCTTAACGCTTCTTAACTTTGATAACTATCTCCCTTAAAAATGAGTTTTACTATAAAACAAAATTTTAAAAAGATTAAATAATATTAAATTGAATAGGGTTTATCAATATTTGACAAAAATAAGATCAAAAAAATTTTTCATTAACTCTTTTGGTGTAGGATAGCGATCAAGGTTTTTATGAAAATAAAAGCCTAAAACAATTTTAAAAAAGGATTTTTGATGAAAACATTTGAAATTTTAAAACATTTGCAAGCGGATGCGATCGTGTTGTTTATGAAAGTGCATAACTTCCATTGGAATGTGAAAGGCACGGATTTTTTCAATGTGCATAAAGCCACTGAAGAAATTTATGAAGGGTTTGCGGATATGTTTGATGATCTCGCTGAAAGGATCGTTCAATTGGGACACCATCCCTTAGTCACTTTATCCGAAGCGCTCAAACTCACTCGTATTAAAGAAGAAACTAAAACGAGCTTCCACTCTAAAGACATCTTTAAAGAAATTCTAGAGGACTACAAACACCTAGAAAAAGAATTTAAAGAGCTCTCTAACACCGCTGAAAAAGAAGGCGATAAAGTAACCGTAACTTATGCGGACGATCAATTAGCCAAGTTGCAAAAATCCATTTGGATGTTGCAAGCCCATTTGGCTTAAGCTCCCAAAAAGAATCCAGCATGAGAGATTACAGCGAGCTTGAAATTTTTGAGGGAAACCCCTTAGACAAGTGGAATGACATTATTTTTCATGCGAGTAAAAAGCTTTCTAAAAAAGAGTTAGAAAGGCTTTTAGAGCTTCTGGCTCTCTTGGAAACTTTTATAGAAAAAGAAGACTTAGAAGAAAAGTTTGAATCTTTCGCTAAAGCTTTAAGAATTGATGAAGAGTTGCAACAAAAAATAGAGAGCAGAAAAACAGACATTGTGATCCAATCCATGGCGAATATTCTTAGCGGGAATGAATGAGCTTATCCGCTATGGCTTGGTATTTCTCTTTTTTTTAAAGGCGTTTGGGCTTGATTATGGGATAGATAAAACGCTAGAATTAAAAAAAGATGAAGTGTTTAAAGCGATAATCAAAGACACTTCAAACGAACAAACCAAAGAAATCACGCTCTATTGGACGCTATATGCAAATAAAGGTTTAGTCATCAACATGCGTTTTAACCATTTCCCTTACCAGTTTATTTTATACACCGATCATGCGAGAAACACCTATAACCTCAAAGTTTTTGAAGAAAAATTTTCTTCTAACAGCGTTCTGTCGCTTGTGTTTAAAGACTTTAAAGAAGATAAAGCCACTTTAAGGCTTTTAGCCCTTATGCCCCTTGTTTTTTCTCCTAAAGAGCCTTAAGGAATTTGCATGCAAGAAAAACAACTCAAAGCCATTCAAAATAAGATCGCTTCTTGGATTAGAGAAATAGAAAGTGGCTTTATAGATGAATTGTTTTCTAAAATTGGCCCTTCAAAAATGCTGCGCTCCAAACTCATGCTCGCTTTATTAAATGAAAAAACAGACGCTGTTTTATTAGATAAAGCGCTCAATTTGTGTGCGATTGTAGAAATGATACAGACCGCTTCTTTATTGCATGATGATGTGATTGACAAGGCGACCATGCGCCGAAAGCTCCCCAGCATTAACGCTCTTTTTGGTAATTTTAACGCCGTGATGCTTGGGGATGTGTTTTATTCTAAAGCCTTTTTTGAACTCTCCAAAATGGGTGAATTAATCGCTCAAGCTCTCTCTAATGCGGTTTTAAGGCTCTCTAGAGGCGAGATTGAAGATGTGTTTGTGGGGGAATGTTTCAATAGCGACAAACAAAAATACTGGCGTATTTTAGAAGACAAGACCGCTCATTTCATAGAAGCGAGCCTAAAAAGCATGGCGATTCTTTTAAATAAAGACGCAAAAATGTATGCGGATTTTGGATTAAATTTTGGCATGGCGTTTCAAATCATTGATGATTTATTAGACATCACTCAAGACGCCAAAACTTTAGGTAAGCCCAATTTTAGCGATTTTAAAGAAGGCAAGACCACTTTACCCTACTTGCTTTTATATGAAAAAT
It encodes:
- the dps gene encoding DNA starvation/stationary phase protection protein, which codes for MKTFEILKHLQADAIVLFMKVHNFHWNVKGTDFFNVHKATEEIYEGFADMFDDLAERIVQLGHHPLVTLSEALKLTRIKEETKTSFHSKDIFKEILEDYKHLEKEFKELSNTAEKEGDKVTVTYADDQLAKLQKSIWMLQAHLA
- a CDS encoding DUF2018 family protein — protein: MRDYSELEIFEGNPLDKWNDIIFHASKKLSKKELERLLELLALLETFIEKEDLEEKFESFAKALRIDEELQQKIESRKTDIVIQSMANILSGNE
- a CDS encoding polyprenyl synthetase family protein — encoded protein: MQEKQLKAIQNKIASWIREIESGFIDELFSKIGPSKMLRSKLMLALLNEKTDAVLLDKALNLCAIVEMIQTASLLHDDVIDKATMRRKLPSINALFGNFNAVMLGDVFYSKAFFELSKMGELIAQALSNAVLRLSRGEIEDVFVGECFNSDKQKYWRILEDKTAHFIEASLKSMAILLNKDAKMYADFGLNFGMAFQIIDDLLDITQDAKTLGKPNFSDFKEGKTTLPYLLLYEKLNQHEQGLLISYFKQDSHEIIEWTKEKFKQYGIIEETLKTAQVYSKKALEAIKGENNLILEKLAQDVIYRTF